The following DNA comes from Candidatus Binatia bacterium.
TTCGCACGACGGCACGGCCCGTGTGATCGCGCCGGAGTCCCCCGAGTTCGCGGCTGCGTTCGAGACGACGTTTCGGCAGCTGCCGTGGCTCGGTCCGCAGTTCGGGATCCAGTACGCGCGAGCGAGCGGGCTGACCGGCGCGCAGCGCGACATCCTGGCAAATGAAGGTGCGGTGGTGCGGATCGACCTCGAAGCGCCTGGGGCCCGCACGAAGGACCCGGCAGTCGGCGGCACCGGCAACCGCTGAAGCTCTCCGTGCCTCCCGACTGGCAATCGCTTCTCTTTGTGAACGGCGTCTATCATGCGCCGCGACCGGAGGGGCACTTCATGTACTCGCCGAGAACCGTCACCGCTGCTGCTTTTTTTGCGATCGTTCCC
Coding sequences within:
- a CDS encoding nitroreductase/quinone reductase family protein, whose protein sequence is MNGVIVAILRSPLRGLLDAQLMLVTVTGRRSGKRYTIPVGYQRDGNSITVLVSRAQTKKWWRNYREPGPVEVYTRGRSHDGTARVIAPESPEFAAAFETTFRQLPWLGPQFGIQYARASGLTGAQRDILANEGAVVRIDLEAPGARTKDPAVGGTGNR